The following proteins are encoded in a genomic region of Ictalurus furcatus strain D&B chromosome 6, Billie_1.0, whole genome shotgun sequence:
- the jagn1a gene encoding protein jagunal homolog 1-A encodes MAKWLNVFLRQESVMTSRAGPRAAGTDGSDFKQREKVAPQYQMSASLKSEIKKLTIVHLVIWLLIASQVTIAHFKLYSHDVVAMPYQWEYPYLLSLLPSLLSSLAMPRNNISYLVISMISAGLFSVAPLIFGAMEMFPVAQQLYRHGKAYRFIFGFSAVSVMYLLMVIAIQVHAGQIYYSKKLLDAWFDSTQEKKKK; translated from the exons ATGGCTAAATGGCTAAATGTGTTTCTCAGACAGGAGTCAGTCATGACATCACGTGCAGGCCCGAGAGCTGCTGGAACTGATGGGAGTGACTTCAAGCAACGAGAGAAAGTGGCTCCTCAGTATCAGATGAG TGCTTCCTTAAAGTCTGAGATCAAGAAGCTGACCATTGTGCATCTCGTAATATGGTTACTAATAGCCTCCCAGGTGACAATCGCCCATTTCAAGCTGTACTCCCATGATGTGGTGGCCATGCCCTATCAGTGGGAGTACCCATACCTCCTCAGCCTGCTGCCCTCGCTGCTATCTAGCTTGGCTATGCCCAGGAACAACATCAGCTACCTGGTTATCTCCATGATCAGCGCTGGCCTATTTTCTGTGGCTCCGCTAATCTTCGGTGCCATGGAGATGTTCCCTGTAGCACAGCAGCTGTACCGACACGGCAAGGCTTACCGATTTATCTTTGGTTTCTCGGCGGTGTCAGTGATGTACCTGCTGATGGTGATCGCCATTCAGGTGCATGCGGGGCAAATTTACTACAGCAAGAAGCTACTGGATGCCTGGTTTGACtccacacaggaaaaaaagaaaaaataa
- the col8a1a gene encoding collagen, type VIII, alpha 1a isoform X2, protein MAVVPFLVILVQVVLLPSVFGGAYYGHKPHHQQLQPVPHIPHKGIGKEMPHMQYPHYRKEMPHFPMHMNKGKDKKGETMPRGEQGIQGEVGPQGPPGPQGPPGPPGPQGNGVAGSPGNPGSPGPPGLPGVGKPGMPGMPGKPGDMGPSGKQGEQGPGGAEGLPGMPGPPGPPGPQGLPGIGKPGGQGRPGLPGPKGEPGHKGLPGLPGLPGPKGDKGIGHPGPQGPKGLPGPPGPPGHKGLPGVGKPGTPGLPGAPGKPGQPGPPGPLGPKGPPGLEGKQGPQGLPGIGKPGEGGLPGQPGVPGHKGLPGPPGLPGKAGLPGFGKPGYPGPKGDKGMGGPPGPPGPKGDKGYGGPPGMIGPQGPSGPPGPPGPVGLPGGIGERGPKGEGGEGGAKGEHGPVGEPGPPGIAGQPGQAGEDGEPGPRGAPGPIGPKGDGGEKGLTGPPGLPGPPGIKGEGGAPGPKGPQGPNGIPGFAGPGGPIGPPGPPGPKGEAGAPGQAGPPGEGSPGVAGPFGPPGPPGPSGLPGQPGQKGPPGPPGPPGPPALNPDLMGVLPEMGPALDGVKTSGYMKGKYGGGADIMGSNGLEMPAFTAQLTTPYPPVGTPVIFDKLLYNGRQNYNPQTGVFTCDLPGIYYFSYHVHCKGSNVWVGLYRNGEPVMYTYDEYKKGVLDQASGSAVVPLQPGDTVHIQLPSDEASGLYAGQYVHSSFSGFLLYPM, encoded by the exons ATGGCTGTGGTTCCTTTCCTGGTGATTTTAGTACAAGTGGTATTATTACCATCTGTTTTTGGAGGAGCATATTACGGGCACaaaccacatcatcagcagCTCCAGCCTGTACCTCATATACCTCACAAAGGTATAGGAAAAGAGATGCCTCATATGCAGTACCCACATTACAGGAAAGAAATGCCACATTTTCCCATGCATATGAATAAAGGCAAGGACAAAAAAG GTGAGACCATGCCTAGAGGTGAGCAGGGTATTCAAGGTGAAGTTGGACCACAAGGACCCCCAGGACCACAAGGACCACCAGGACCTCCTGGTCCTCAAGGAAATGGTGTGGCAGGTTCTCCAGGAAATCCAGGTTCTCCTGGCCCTCCAGGGTTGCCTGGTGTTGGTAAACCAGGAATGCCAGGCATGCCAGGAAAGCCTGGTGATATGGGACcatcaggaaaacaaggtgAACAGGGACCTGGTGGAGCAGAGGGACTACCAGGCATGCCAGGACCACCTGGTCCCCCTGGACCCCAGGGCTTGCCAGGAATTGGGAAGCCAGGTGGCCAAGGGCGACCAGGACTGCCAGGACCCAAAGGGGAACCAGGGCACAAAGGTCTACCTGGTCTTCCGGGGTTGCCTGGTCCAAAAGGGGATAAGGGAATTGGACATCCTGGGCCACAAGGTCCTAAAGGCCTACCTGGGCCGCCAGGTCCACCTGGGCATAAAGGATTGCCAGGGGTGGGCAAGCCTGGAACACCTGGTTTGCCAGGAGCACCAGGTAAACCAGGGCAACCTGGACCGCCTGGACCACTTGGTCCAAAAGGTCCACCAGGCTTGGAGGGCAAACAAGGACCACAAGGACTGCCTGGCattgggaaaccaggtgagggTGGATTGCCAGGACAACCAGGTGTCCCAGGTCATAAAGGACTACCAGGGCCACCAGGTTTGCCAGGGAAGGCTGGATTACCTGGATTTGGAAAACCAGGATACCCTGGCCCAAAGGGTGACAAAGGAATGGGGGGACCACCTGGTCCTCCAGGACCAAAAGGTGACAAAGGATATGGAGGGCCACCTGGTATGATTGGACCCCAAGGACCCAGTGGTCCTCCTGGCCCTCCAGGACCGGTAGGACTGCCTGGTGGTATTGGTGAACGAGGACCTAAAGGAGAGGGAGGTGAAGGTGGAGCAAAGGGAGAACATGGGCCTGTAGGAGAGCCAGGACCTCCAGGAATTGCAGGCCAACCAGGTCAAGCAGGTGAGGATGGTGAGCCTGGGCCACGAGGAGCACCAGGACCCATCGGTCCCaaaggagatggaggagagaagGGTCTTACTGGCCCTCCTGGCCTTCCTGGCCCTCCTGGTATTAAAGGAGAAGGGGGTGCACCTGGTCCCAAAGGGCCTCAGGGACCTAATGGCATTCCAGGGTTTGCAGGACCAGGGGGACCAATTGGACCACCTGGACCCCCTGGGCCTAAGGGAGAAGCTGGGGCTCCTGGCCAGGCTGGTCCTCCAGGTGAGGGAAGCCCTGGTGTTGCTGGCCCTTTTGGTCCTCCTGGGCCTCCTGGTCCAAGTGGTTTGCCAGGCCAGCCAGGTCAAAAAGGTCCTCCTGGTCCTCCAGGACCCCCTGGACCACCTGCCCTAAACCCTGACCTCATGGGTGTTCTGCCTGAGATGGGGCCAGCCCTGGATGGAGTGAAGACTAGTGGGTATATGAAAGGAAAATATGGAGGTGGGGCCGATATAATGGGTTCTAATGGTCTTGAAATGCCTGCTTTTACTGCACAACTGACTACACCCTACCCTCCAGTTGGCACACCAGTGATATTCGACAAGCTACTGTATAATGGCCGACAGAACTACAACCCACAGACAGGTGTGTTCACCTGTGACCTTCCTGGTATCTATTATTTCTCATACCATGTGCATTGCAAGGGTTCCAATGTGTGGGTGGGTCTGTACCGAAATGGAGAACCTGTGATGTATACATATGATGAGTACAAGAAGGGCGTTTTGGACCAGGCATCTGGCAGTGCTGTGGTTCCGTTACAGCCGGGAGACACTGTTCACATCCAATTACCATCCGACGAGGCATCTGGACTCTATGCAGGGCAATATGTCCACTCTTCTTTCTCTGGTTTCCTACTCTATCCCATGTAG
- the col8a1a gene encoding collagen, type VIII, alpha 1a isoform X1, which translates to MAVVPFLVILVQVVLLPSVFGGAYYGHKPHHQQLQPVPHIPHKGIGKEMPHMQYPHYRKEMPHFPMHMNKGKDKKGDHFIIPILLYMHDISLYHYIICDSCFEQILPCFPQGIQGEVGPQGPPGPQGPPGPPGPQGNGVAGSPGNPGSPGPPGLPGVGKPGMPGMPGKPGDMGPSGKQGEQGPGGAEGLPGMPGPPGPPGPQGLPGIGKPGGQGRPGLPGPKGEPGHKGLPGLPGLPGPKGDKGIGHPGPQGPKGLPGPPGPPGHKGLPGVGKPGTPGLPGAPGKPGQPGPPGPLGPKGPPGLEGKQGPQGLPGIGKPGEGGLPGQPGVPGHKGLPGPPGLPGKAGLPGFGKPGYPGPKGDKGMGGPPGPPGPKGDKGYGGPPGMIGPQGPSGPPGPPGPVGLPGGIGERGPKGEGGEGGAKGEHGPVGEPGPPGIAGQPGQAGEDGEPGPRGAPGPIGPKGDGGEKGLTGPPGLPGPPGIKGEGGAPGPKGPQGPNGIPGFAGPGGPIGPPGPPGPKGEAGAPGQAGPPGEGSPGVAGPFGPPGPPGPSGLPGQPGQKGPPGPPGPPGPPALNPDLMGVLPEMGPALDGVKTSGYMKGKYGGGADIMGSNGLEMPAFTAQLTTPYPPVGTPVIFDKLLYNGRQNYNPQTGVFTCDLPGIYYFSYHVHCKGSNVWVGLYRNGEPVMYTYDEYKKGVLDQASGSAVVPLQPGDTVHIQLPSDEASGLYAGQYVHSSFSGFLLYPM; encoded by the exons ATGGCTGTGGTTCCTTTCCTGGTGATTTTAGTACAAGTGGTATTATTACCATCTGTTTTTGGAGGAGCATATTACGGGCACaaaccacatcatcagcagCTCCAGCCTGTACCTCATATACCTCACAAAGGTATAGGAAAAGAGATGCCTCATATGCAGTACCCACATTACAGGAAAGAAATGCCACATTTTCCCATGCATATGAATAAAGGCAAGGACAAAAAAGGTGATCACTTTATCATCCCCATATTACTATATATGCATGACATCTCACTGTATCACTATATTATATGCGATTCATGTTTTGAGCAAATACTGCCATGTTTCCCT CAGGGTATTCAAGGTGAAGTTGGACCACAAGGACCCCCAGGACCACAAGGACCACCAGGACCTCCTGGTCCTCAAGGAAATGGTGTGGCAGGTTCTCCAGGAAATCCAGGTTCTCCTGGCCCTCCAGGGTTGCCTGGTGTTGGTAAACCAGGAATGCCAGGCATGCCAGGAAAGCCTGGTGATATGGGACcatcaggaaaacaaggtgAACAGGGACCTGGTGGAGCAGAGGGACTACCAGGCATGCCAGGACCACCTGGTCCCCCTGGACCCCAGGGCTTGCCAGGAATTGGGAAGCCAGGTGGCCAAGGGCGACCAGGACTGCCAGGACCCAAAGGGGAACCAGGGCACAAAGGTCTACCTGGTCTTCCGGGGTTGCCTGGTCCAAAAGGGGATAAGGGAATTGGACATCCTGGGCCACAAGGTCCTAAAGGCCTACCTGGGCCGCCAGGTCCACCTGGGCATAAAGGATTGCCAGGGGTGGGCAAGCCTGGAACACCTGGTTTGCCAGGAGCACCAGGTAAACCAGGGCAACCTGGACCGCCTGGACCACTTGGTCCAAAAGGTCCACCAGGCTTGGAGGGCAAACAAGGACCACAAGGACTGCCTGGCattgggaaaccaggtgagggTGGATTGCCAGGACAACCAGGTGTCCCAGGTCATAAAGGACTACCAGGGCCACCAGGTTTGCCAGGGAAGGCTGGATTACCTGGATTTGGAAAACCAGGATACCCTGGCCCAAAGGGTGACAAAGGAATGGGGGGACCACCTGGTCCTCCAGGACCAAAAGGTGACAAAGGATATGGAGGGCCACCTGGTATGATTGGACCCCAAGGACCCAGTGGTCCTCCTGGCCCTCCAGGACCGGTAGGACTGCCTGGTGGTATTGGTGAACGAGGACCTAAAGGAGAGGGAGGTGAAGGTGGAGCAAAGGGAGAACATGGGCCTGTAGGAGAGCCAGGACCTCCAGGAATTGCAGGCCAACCAGGTCAAGCAGGTGAGGATGGTGAGCCTGGGCCACGAGGAGCACCAGGACCCATCGGTCCCaaaggagatggaggagagaagGGTCTTACTGGCCCTCCTGGCCTTCCTGGCCCTCCTGGTATTAAAGGAGAAGGGGGTGCACCTGGTCCCAAAGGGCCTCAGGGACCTAATGGCATTCCAGGGTTTGCAGGACCAGGGGGACCAATTGGACCACCTGGACCCCCTGGGCCTAAGGGAGAAGCTGGGGCTCCTGGCCAGGCTGGTCCTCCAGGTGAGGGAAGCCCTGGTGTTGCTGGCCCTTTTGGTCCTCCTGGGCCTCCTGGTCCAAGTGGTTTGCCAGGCCAGCCAGGTCAAAAAGGTCCTCCTGGTCCTCCAGGACCCCCTGGACCACCTGCCCTAAACCCTGACCTCATGGGTGTTCTGCCTGAGATGGGGCCAGCCCTGGATGGAGTGAAGACTAGTGGGTATATGAAAGGAAAATATGGAGGTGGGGCCGATATAATGGGTTCTAATGGTCTTGAAATGCCTGCTTTTACTGCACAACTGACTACACCCTACCCTCCAGTTGGCACACCAGTGATATTCGACAAGCTACTGTATAATGGCCGACAGAACTACAACCCACAGACAGGTGTGTTCACCTGTGACCTTCCTGGTATCTATTATTTCTCATACCATGTGCATTGCAAGGGTTCCAATGTGTGGGTGGGTCTGTACCGAAATGGAGAACCTGTGATGTATACATATGATGAGTACAAGAAGGGCGTTTTGGACCAGGCATCTGGCAGTGCTGTGGTTCCGTTACAGCCGGGAGACACTGTTCACATCCAATTACCATCCGACGAGGCATCTGGACTCTATGCAGGGCAATATGTCCACTCTTCTTTCTCTGGTTTCCTACTCTATCCCATGTAG